The Collimonas fungivorans Ter331 genome has a segment encoding these proteins:
- a CDS encoding cytochrome c1, which yields MTLLKKLVATLVLLPALAFASEEGGYPLDTAPEQSNDLSALQNGAKLFVNYCLNCHSASSMRYNRLHDIGLSDEQIKNNLLFTGDKVGDLMTIAMSPKDSKAWFGAAPPDLSVIARAKASGAGSGPDWLYTYLRTFYKDDTRPTGWNNMVFPNVGMPHVLWELEGIRTAKYEDVKDPHEEGKTEHKFVGFEQVKPGKMNKVEYDVAVADLVSYLAWMGEPAQNTRKRLGVWVLLFLGMFFVLAWRLNASYWKDVK from the coding sequence ATGACATTGCTGAAAAAATTAGTGGCAACTCTGGTACTGCTCCCGGCGCTGGCTTTTGCCAGCGAAGAGGGCGGTTATCCGCTGGATACCGCGCCGGAACAGAGCAACGACCTGTCCGCGCTGCAAAACGGCGCCAAGCTGTTCGTCAACTACTGTCTGAACTGCCACTCGGCATCGTCGATGCGCTACAACCGCTTGCACGATATCGGCCTGAGCGACGAGCAGATCAAGAACAACCTGCTGTTCACCGGCGACAAGGTGGGCGACCTGATGACTATCGCCATGTCGCCGAAAGACAGCAAGGCATGGTTCGGCGCCGCGCCGCCGGATCTGTCGGTGATCGCCCGCGCCAAGGCATCCGGCGCAGGCAGCGGTCCGGACTGGCTCTACACTTATCTGCGTACTTTCTACAAGGATGACACCCGGCCAACCGGCTGGAACAACATGGTCTTCCCTAACGTCGGCATGCCGCACGTGCTGTGGGAACTGGAAGGAATTCGTACTGCCAAATACGAAGACGTGAAGGATCCGCACGAAGAGGGCAAGACCGAACACAAGTTTGTCGGTTTCGAGCAGGTCAAGCCGGGCAAGATGAACAAGGTCGAATACGACGTTGCAGTCGCCGACCTGGTGTCCTATCTTGCATGGATGGGCGAACCTGCCCAGAACACCCGCAAGCGCCTTGGCGTCTGGGTCCTGCTGTTCCTCGGCATGTTCTTCGTTCTGGCATGGCGTCTCAACGCGTCATACTGGAAAGACGTCAAGTAG
- a CDS encoding glutathione S-transferase N-terminal domain-containing protein, whose amino-acid sequence MMVLYSGTTCPFSQRCRLVLFEKGMDFEIRDVDLFNKPEDISTMNPYGQVPILVERDLILYESNIINEYIDERFPHPQLMPADPLMRARARLMLFNFEKELFIHVHTLENEKTKAAEKSHEKARSEIRDRLTTLAPLFLKNKYMLGDEFSMLDVAIAPLLWRLDHYGIELSKTAAPLMKYAERIFSRPAYIEALTPSEKVMRR is encoded by the coding sequence ATGATGGTTCTCTATTCGGGTACAACCTGCCCATTTTCACAACGCTGCCGTCTCGTTCTGTTCGAGAAGGGCATGGACTTTGAAATTCGCGATGTCGACTTGTTCAACAAGCCGGAAGACATCTCGACCATGAATCCATATGGTCAAGTGCCGATCCTGGTCGAGCGCGACCTGATTCTGTACGAATCCAATATCATTAACGAATACATCGACGAACGTTTCCCGCATCCGCAGCTGATGCCGGCCGATCCGCTGATGCGCGCCCGTGCGCGGCTGATGCTGTTCAACTTTGAGAAAGAACTGTTCATCCACGTGCACACGCTGGAGAACGAGAAAACCAAAGCAGCAGAGAAGAGCCACGAAAAGGCACGCTCGGAAATCCGCGACCGCCTGACCACGCTGGCGCCTTTGTTCCTGAAGAACAAATACATGCTGGGCGACGAGTTCTCGATGCTGGACGTAGCCATCGCGCCGCTGCTGTGGCGCCTGGATCACTACGGCATTGAGCTGTCGAAGACAGCTGCGCCGCTGATGAAGTATGCTGAGCGTATATTCTCGCGCCCGGCCTACATCGAAGCGCTGACGCCTTCCGAAAAAGTCATGCGTCGTTAA
- a CDS encoding ClpXP protease specificity-enhancing factor: protein MSETSTKPYLLRAIYEWCTDNGYTPYLAARVDAHTRVPMQFVKNGEIVLNVSFEATSGLKMDNEFVNFSARFGGVSREISVPVENVIAIYARENGQGMAFEPSATAAETDTEAAAEQEANPEPTATVTPILSSVPSSSSDTKQNLSGTDPEKDPEPPKKGGRPTLTRIK from the coding sequence ATGTCAGAAACTTCTACCAAACCGTATTTGTTGCGCGCCATTTATGAATGGTGCACCGACAATGGCTACACCCCGTATCTGGCGGCCAGGGTAGATGCGCACACGCGCGTGCCGATGCAGTTCGTCAAGAACGGCGAGATTGTATTGAACGTCAGTTTCGAGGCCACCAGCGGCCTGAAGATGGACAACGAGTTCGTCAATTTCAGCGCCCGTTTCGGCGGTGTCTCGCGGGAAATTTCGGTGCCGGTGGAAAACGTGATCGCCATCTATGCGCGCGAGAACGGCCAGGGCATGGCGTTCGAACCATCGGCCACGGCCGCTGAAACGGACACTGAAGCCGCCGCCGAGCAAGAAGCCAATCCAGAGCCGACCGCCACGGTAACGCCGATCCTGAGCTCGGTGCCGTCGTCCAGCAGCGACACAAAACAGAATTTGTCCGGCACGGATCCCGAAAAAGATCCGGAACCGCCAAAAAAAGGCGGAAGGCCTACCCTAACTCGAATTAAATAG
- a CDS encoding LysR family transcriptional regulator — protein sequence MDIFKAMAIFIRVVDTGSLTAAAAECDLSPTMVGNHLQALEDRLGTRLINRTTRRQNLTEFGKAYYERCIEILDLVGDADALALETQTSPKGRLRVTASATFGTERLIPALADYTARYPKVDLDVVITDTVVDLAEDGFEAAIRLGNLQGSDLIARPLAPYRLMICAAPSYLAKRGEPRRPEDLAQHNCLAYTYSSRSEWRSAQASWRMTGPEGEISVPISGRMQVDSAQGLRQAALAGMGIVMLPEIMLSKDIEDGLLVRLLPGYTPPIRPLNLIYLRDHRMSPKLRSFVDFVVERFSLKS from the coding sequence ATGGACATCTTCAAGGCCATGGCTATCTTCATCCGTGTAGTTGACACGGGGAGTCTGACGGCGGCAGCAGCGGAATGCGACCTGTCGCCAACCATGGTGGGCAACCATTTGCAGGCGCTAGAGGATCGTCTCGGTACACGGCTCATCAATCGGACCACGCGGCGGCAAAATCTGACCGAATTCGGCAAGGCCTATTACGAACGATGCATTGAGATCCTCGATCTCGTTGGAGATGCTGATGCCCTCGCACTCGAGACACAGACCAGTCCCAAAGGGCGGCTTCGTGTTACCGCATCTGCGACTTTTGGCACGGAGCGATTGATACCCGCGCTCGCCGACTATACGGCGCGTTATCCCAAAGTGGATCTCGACGTGGTCATCACCGACACTGTCGTGGATTTGGCTGAGGACGGATTCGAGGCGGCGATCCGTCTTGGCAATCTTCAGGGTTCCGATCTGATTGCGCGCCCGCTTGCACCGTATAGATTGATGATTTGCGCCGCACCGAGTTATCTGGCGAAGCGCGGTGAACCACGACGACCGGAGGATCTTGCCCAGCACAATTGTTTGGCCTATACCTATTCCTCGCGGTCCGAGTGGAGATCGGCACAGGCATCCTGGCGCATGACTGGTCCAGAGGGCGAAATCAGCGTGCCGATTTCGGGCCGGATGCAAGTCGACAGCGCCCAGGGGTTACGCCAAGCTGCGCTCGCTGGCATGGGGATTGTCATGCTGCCTGAGATAATGCTGTCAAAGGACATCGAGGATGGCCTTCTCGTTCGCCTACTGCCTGGATACACGCCTCCGATCCGGCCGTTGAACCTCATCTACCTGCGTGATCACCGCATGTCGCCCAAGTTACGCAGCTTCGTCGATTTCGTGGTGGAGCGCTTTAGCTTGAAGTCGTGA
- a CDS encoding MFS transporter, with product MTIIFQQENNLWDSPLMPYLKPNQSTSPRLTLIATSLGLVLVTLDVTVVNVALERIQASLSTNVTGLQWIINAYTLVFASLLLTAGAIGDRFGAKRIFVIGFALFTIASLACGMAGTIGTLIAGRVVQGVGAALCVPASLALLSASFPEAASRARAVSIWAGVGGLALAAGPVVGGIMVDRFGWPSIFFLNLPLGLLGIWLTLSYAPSGSKTPNQGLDLAGQVLAILALGGLTLGFVEAGALGWTHPLVLSGFTCFLVAGALFLLAEARGADPMLPLSLFRSSVVSASCVVGLLTNFAYYGLMFVLSLFFQATKGYSPLMTGLAFLPMTALVTIANLVSGRLTARFGPRLPMVIGQALAACGYLTLAGIDGRTPYSVIVGPLLAAGIGVALTVPAMTVAVLANADRQRTGITSGALNAARQTGGVIGVGVFGSLVAGGPEKLLAGMHVALILAGLALGIGAIISFVSIKARLITKSNSLPVEMITKGETN from the coding sequence GTGACGATCATTTTTCAACAAGAAAACAATCTCTGGGACTCTCCTCTCATGCCTTATCTGAAACCGAATCAATCAACATCGCCGCGCCTGACCTTGATAGCCACCAGTCTAGGCTTAGTCCTTGTCACTCTCGACGTCACTGTCGTGAACGTTGCGCTGGAAAGGATCCAAGCGTCGCTCAGCACCAACGTGACCGGTTTGCAATGGATCATTAACGCTTACACGTTGGTCTTTGCGAGCCTGCTGTTAACGGCTGGTGCCATTGGTGACCGCTTCGGTGCCAAACGAATCTTCGTCATAGGTTTTGCGTTGTTTACCATTGCGTCACTGGCCTGCGGCATGGCGGGCACAATCGGTACCCTCATTGCCGGCCGCGTCGTCCAAGGAGTGGGGGCGGCACTTTGTGTCCCAGCCTCGTTGGCGTTGCTTAGCGCCAGCTTTCCGGAAGCGGCCTCTCGTGCCCGAGCCGTGAGCATATGGGCTGGCGTTGGCGGCTTGGCGCTTGCGGCCGGGCCGGTTGTCGGCGGCATCATGGTGGATCGCTTCGGTTGGCCGAGCATCTTCTTCCTCAACCTGCCACTTGGGCTCTTAGGCATCTGGTTGACTTTATCCTATGCGCCGTCGGGTTCAAAGACACCCAACCAGGGATTAGATCTCGCCGGACAAGTGTTGGCGATTCTCGCGCTAGGTGGGCTCACCCTCGGCTTCGTCGAGGCCGGCGCACTCGGCTGGACGCATCCGCTAGTCCTGTCAGGTTTTACCTGTTTCCTGGTGGCCGGCGCGTTGTTCCTACTGGCAGAAGCCCGTGGCGCGGATCCTATGCTGCCGCTGTCGTTGTTTCGCTCGTCAGTGGTGAGCGCCTCCTGCGTCGTTGGACTCCTCACCAACTTCGCCTACTATGGACTGATGTTTGTGCTCAGTCTATTCTTCCAGGCGACGAAGGGGTATTCGCCTTTGATGACTGGGCTAGCTTTTCTACCGATGACGGCACTAGTAACCATCGCCAACTTGGTTTCTGGTCGACTGACCGCGCGCTTCGGGCCGCGGCTACCAATGGTGATAGGGCAAGCGCTAGCCGCATGCGGCTACCTGACTCTGGCTGGCATTGACGGCAGAACCCCATATAGCGTCATCGTCGGCCCACTGTTAGCGGCGGGCATCGGTGTGGCGCTGACGGTCCCCGCAATGACGGTCGCCGTTCTCGCCAACGCCGATAGACAACGCACAGGTATTACCTCTGGAGCGTTAAATGCCGCGCGCCAGACGGGGGGCGTCATCGGCGTCGGGGTATTCGGATCGTTGGTCGCTGGAGGGCCGGAAAAACTCCTTGCGGGCATGCATGTCGCGCTAATTCTGGCAGGTCTCGCACTCGGCATTGGCGCCATCATCAGTTTTGTAAGCATCAAGGCAAGATTGATTACGAAATCAAATTCACTCCCCGTTGAAATGATTACCAAGGGCGAAACCAATTGA
- a CDS encoding DsbA family oxidoreductase: MNNALKIDFVSDVVCPWCAIGLAGLNIALERLTPETHVDFTVHPFELNPDMPAAGQEQLEHITEKYGITADQARINREQIRARAAAVGFTMNRDDASRVYNTFDAHRLLAWAKEKNAQATLKLVLLKAYFSDGKNIADRNVLAELARQAGLDGAEADEVLASDRFAQEVKEEEALWAQRGISSVPAVIVNDRYLISGGQPPEVFEEQLRAILASDERE, from the coding sequence ATGAATAACGCTTTGAAAATCGATTTCGTCTCCGATGTCGTCTGCCCCTGGTGTGCGATCGGGCTGGCGGGTCTCAATATCGCGCTCGAACGCCTCACTCCGGAGACGCACGTCGACTTCACCGTCCACCCGTTCGAGCTCAACCCTGATATGCCCGCAGCCGGGCAGGAGCAACTTGAACATATCACCGAAAAATACGGCATCACCGCCGATCAGGCGCGCATCAACCGTGAACAGATCCGGGCCAGGGCGGCTGCCGTCGGTTTCACCATGAACCGCGATGACGCCAGCCGTGTCTACAACACTTTCGACGCGCATCGTCTGCTTGCCTGGGCGAAAGAGAAGAATGCGCAAGCAACGCTCAAACTGGTCTTGCTCAAAGCCTATTTCAGCGACGGGAAAAACATCGCGGACAGGAATGTGCTGGCGGAACTTGCCAGGCAAGCCGGCCTGGATGGCGCCGAAGCCGACGAAGTACTGGCATCGGATCGGTTTGCTCAGGAAGTGAAGGAAGAAGAAGCGCTGTGGGCCCAGCGCGGCATCAGCAGCGTGCCCGCAGTCATCGTGAATGATCGCTACCTGATCTCGGGCGGCCAGCCGCCGGAGGTATTTGAAGAGCAGCTTCGAGCCATCCTGGCGAGCGACGAGCGGGAGTGA
- a CDS encoding IS1182 family transposase yields the protein MKRFIEGRDRSQRILLPEQLDDYVADSNPVRVVDVFVDELDLVQMGFEGTMPAQTGRPAYHPSVLLKIYIYGYLNRLQSSRRLEREAQRNVELMWLIGHLTPDFKTIANFRKDNGRAISNVCKQFVVLCQRLGLFSEALVAIDGSKFKAVNNRDRNFTSAKLQRRMEEIAASIDRYLTALDTADRQEPDRKQLTTTRLHENIAALKAQMRELEDIQLKLQKTPDQQVSQTDPDARSMKTRGTGVVGYNVQTVVDAKHHLIVAHEVTNIGSDRDQLHSMSRQAQEAIGAASLTVVADRGYFKGEEILACTQAGINVIVPKNLTSNASAEGRFGKADFIYDARANEYQCPAGERLIWRFTSKEKGLNLHRYWSSNCQQCSLKSACTPSPQRRVTRWEHESVLEAMQERLERTPKAMRIRRQTVEHPFGTIKAWMGATHFLTKTKARVSTEMSLHVLAYNMKRMINVLGVGTLMKVMSA from the coding sequence ATGAAACGCTTCATTGAAGGGCGGGATCGCAGTCAACGCATTTTGCTTCCCGAGCAACTGGACGACTACGTTGCCGATAGCAACCCAGTGCGGGTAGTCGATGTTTTCGTCGATGAACTGGACCTGGTGCAAATGGGTTTCGAAGGAACAATGCCTGCACAAACAGGACGTCCGGCCTATCACCCATCGGTTCTTCTCAAGATTTACATCTACGGCTATCTCAATCGACTCCAATCAAGCCGTCGCCTGGAACGAGAGGCGCAGCGTAACGTTGAACTGATGTGGTTGATAGGGCATTTGACGCCGGACTTCAAGACTATCGCCAACTTCCGCAAAGACAATGGCCGTGCCATCTCCAATGTATGCAAGCAGTTCGTCGTGCTGTGTCAGCGACTTGGCCTGTTCTCTGAAGCGCTGGTCGCTATTGACGGCAGCAAATTCAAAGCCGTCAACAACCGCGACCGCAACTTCACCAGCGCCAAACTGCAACGGCGCATGGAAGAGATCGCAGCGAGCATTGATCGCTATCTGACAGCCCTCGACACGGCGGATCGCCAAGAGCCGGACCGCAAGCAACTCACGACAACTCGACTGCATGAGAATATCGCAGCGCTCAAGGCGCAGATGCGAGAGCTTGAAGACATCCAATTAAAACTCCAGAAGACGCCGGATCAACAAGTCTCCCAAACCGATCCTGATGCACGGTCGATGAAGACGCGTGGTACAGGCGTCGTTGGCTACAACGTACAAACGGTGGTCGACGCAAAGCATCATCTGATTGTGGCGCACGAGGTGACCAACATCGGGAGCGACCGGGATCAACTGCACTCGATGAGCCGGCAAGCGCAAGAAGCGATTGGCGCCGCATCGCTGACCGTAGTTGCTGATCGTGGTTACTTCAAAGGAGAAGAGATCCTGGCGTGCACACAAGCCGGCATCAACGTGATCGTCCCGAAGAACCTGACCTCCAATGCCTCTGCTGAAGGTCGGTTTGGCAAAGCGGATTTCATTTACGACGCACGCGCCAATGAATATCAGTGTCCCGCCGGAGAGCGATTGATCTGGCGTTTCACGAGCAAAGAGAAAGGCTTGAATTTGCACCGCTATTGGAGCTCGAATTGCCAGCAGTGCTCACTCAAATCCGCATGCACGCCAAGTCCTCAACGGCGCGTGACACGATGGGAGCATGAGTCTGTACTGGAGGCCATGCAGGAGCGGTTGGAACGAACGCCGAAGGCGATGCGAATACGCCGGCAAACGGTTGAGCATCCATTCGGCACCATCAAGGCATGGATGGGTGCTACGCACTTCCTCACCAAAACCAAGGCCCGAGTGAGCACCGAGATGAGCTTGCATGTCCTGGCTTACAACATGAAGCGGATGATCAACGTGCTGGGCGTGGGAACCTTGATGAAGGTGATGAGCGCATAG
- a CDS encoding DUF3297 family protein: MTDIQNRPPLPDRLSVDLRSPYYNAAIFEHDIGIKLNDKERFEVEEYCISEGWIKIPAGKALDRKGNPLMTKVKGTVEPFYR, from the coding sequence ATGACCGATATCCAAAACCGCCCCCCGCTTCCCGATCGACTCTCAGTCGATCTTCGTAGCCCTTACTATAATGCCGCCATATTTGAGCATGATATTGGTATTAAACTTAACGATAAAGAGCGCTTCGAAGTTGAGGAATATTGCATCAGCGAGGGATGGATTAAAATCCCGGCCGGAAAGGCGCTAGATCGGAAGGGCAACCCCTTAATGACTAAAGTAAAAGGCACGGTCGAACCTTTCTATCGGTAG
- a CDS encoding DUF6434 domain-containing protein, with amino-acid sequence MKFDWHGGVISRTTLVDSAYKNTQNVRRFLSHQCGPEFKFDRDLMAWIRNGVEKSMGDVVDEWTRRRTMAQD; translated from the coding sequence ATGAAATTTGATTGGCACGGCGGAGTAATTTCGCGAACAACGTTGGTCGATTCTGCCTACAAAAATACGCAGAACGTCCGGCGCTTTCTTTCACATCAGTGTGGACCGGAGTTCAAATTTGACCGCGATCTGATGGCATGGATACGAAACGGTGTTGAGAAGAGCATGGGCGACGTTGTGGACGAGTGGACGCGTCGACGTACAATGGCGCAAGACTAG
- a CDS encoding DUF2199 domain-containing protein has product MAGFIIANSPVSSFNMPFQFKCNSCDDIHEGMPSFGAHAPLSYYEIPEGERATRCDLGSDDCVIDKQHFFVRGCIEIPVRGEAEPFSWGVWVSLSDANFIEWLKCFEQDKRSQVGPFFGWLNAWLKPYPDTINLKTMIHLRDDGIRPYIELEPTDHPLAVEQRNGITVERVAELYSVMMHPMGK; this is encoded by the coding sequence ATGGCAGGATTCATAATCGCAAACTCACCCGTTTCGTCGTTCAATATGCCATTTCAATTCAAATGCAATTCATGCGACGATATTCACGAAGGTATGCCGAGCTTTGGCGCCCATGCTCCGCTTAGTTACTACGAGATTCCTGAAGGCGAGCGTGCGACCCGGTGCGATTTGGGTAGCGACGATTGTGTTATAGATAAACAGCATTTCTTCGTTCGCGGATGCATTGAAATCCCAGTCAGAGGAGAAGCGGAACCATTCAGTTGGGGTGTTTGGGTCTCACTTAGTGACGCCAATTTTATTGAATGGCTCAAATGTTTTGAGCAGGATAAGCGCTCCCAGGTTGGACCATTCTTTGGCTGGCTTAACGCGTGGCTGAAGCCCTATCCAGACACAATAAATCTTAAAACGATGATTCATTTACGAGACGATGGTATCCGTCCGTATATTGAACTTGAGCCAACTGACCACCCACTTGCAGTGGAGCAGCGCAACGGAATCACAGTGGAACGGGTTGCTGAACTTTATTCTGTAATGATGCACCCGATGGGAAAATAG
- a CDS encoding GCN5 family acetyltransferase: MQYPPVLEPSKVGTYPAVAKAGGGFVWDAVLEYRVWCHPERGAPDDKDGSDYYYAFASYEDADAFSRTNNGTEEPLALVLQREYIDESNPGQYVHVQEQRITEWPVGFLSRPQRDTMTIPEFFASNAPANRLEILRGLAPRKNREI; the protein is encoded by the coding sequence GTGCAATATCCTCCCGTACTCGAACCTTCCAAAGTAGGTACGTACCCAGCCGTTGCAAAGGCTGGTGGTGGTTTTGTTTGGGATGCTGTTCTCGAATACAGAGTGTGGTGTCACCCGGAACGAGGGGCGCCCGATGATAAGGATGGATCTGATTATTATTACGCCTTCGCCAGTTACGAAGATGCCGATGCATTTTCCAGAACTAATAACGGAACAGAGGAGCCGCTGGCGTTAGTCTTGCAACGTGAGTACATTGACGAATCAAATCCTGGACAATATGTGCATGTTCAGGAACAGCGAATTACTGAATGGCCTGTGGGGTTTCTATCCAGGCCGCAGCGCGACACAATGACTATTCCAGAGTTCTTTGCTTCTAATGCTCCGGCGAATCGTTTAGAGATTCTACGAGGGCTCGCTCCGAGAAAGAATCGTGAAATCTAG
- a CDS encoding SMI1/KNR4 family protein, producing MTIKELTAMLQPPEFPIEAPPPGGWLEVERRLKTALPQDYKDYVEIFGSGTVSNFLWILNPFSANPNLNLEQQLKTQTDVLKDLRNYGEDVPYRCFPQAGGIFPFALSDNGDVLHWLTNGLPAERTVVVNEARGPEWQHFDLSMADFVTGVLAKKFSCQIFPSNFPEQFPNFSPRR from the coding sequence ATGACTATTAAAGAGTTGACTGCGATGCTCCAGCCTCCTGAGTTTCCTATCGAAGCTCCTCCGCCTGGGGGATGGCTTGAGGTTGAGCGAAGACTGAAAACTGCATTGCCGCAGGATTATAAAGATTACGTGGAAATATTTGGTTCGGGGACGGTCAGCAATTTTCTGTGGATTCTTAATCCATTTTCAGCCAACCCGAACCTGAATTTGGAGCAGCAGCTCAAGACTCAAACAGACGTGTTGAAAGACCTTCGAAATTATGGTGAGGACGTGCCGTACAGATGTTTTCCTCAAGCCGGCGGTATTTTCCCCTTTGCTCTCTCTGACAACGGAGACGTCTTGCATTGGCTAACGAATGGTCTGCCAGCGGAACGGACCGTTGTCGTCAACGAAGCTAGAGGACCAGAGTGGCAACATTTCGACTTATCCATGGCGGATTTTGTTACAGGCGTCTTGGCTAAAAAATTCTCCTGTCAGATATTCCCATCAAATTTCCCGGAGCAGTTTCCTAACTTTTCACCTAGACGCTAA
- a CDS encoding AraC family transcriptional regulator, producing the protein MIELTTNSKQQQQRMVSLLTKLAPNEGYNLSHLQDVRFLRSNRPLSVTPVLYEPGIVVVCQGRKRGFLGDQTYVYDARHYLAVSVPVPFTMETDASEKKPLLAIYFRLDFKMLADLLLQMEVDEPGDALPQGMFATAMDDKMSASVLRFLEAMDEPMEAKILGPALVKEIYLRVLTGDQGASMRAALVNKGQFGKIAKAIKKIHASYGEKLDVDQLAKEAGMSAPSFHSHFKNVTATSPMQYLKSTRLHQARLLMARNGLTAASACVEVGYESASQFSREFKRLFGRTPVEEVTRMKQAFALPDAGPASIYVSSH; encoded by the coding sequence ATGATCGAGTTGACGACCAACAGCAAACAGCAGCAACAGCGCATGGTGAGCCTGCTGACAAAACTCGCGCCAAACGAGGGGTATAACCTTTCGCATCTGCAGGATGTGAGGTTTCTCCGTTCCAACCGCCCACTGAGCGTGACTCCGGTTCTCTATGAACCAGGAATTGTGGTCGTATGCCAGGGAAGAAAAAGGGGATTTTTAGGCGACCAAACCTACGTCTACGATGCACGGCATTATCTGGCGGTATCGGTGCCGGTGCCGTTCACGATGGAAACGGATGCAAGTGAAAAGAAACCGTTGCTGGCAATTTATTTCCGGCTGGATTTCAAGATGCTGGCCGACCTATTATTGCAGATGGAAGTTGATGAACCGGGCGATGCACTTCCTCAGGGCATGTTCGCCACTGCAATGGACGACAAAATGTCGGCGTCGGTTCTGCGATTCCTGGAAGCCATGGATGAACCCATGGAAGCTAAGATTCTAGGCCCGGCACTGGTGAAAGAAATCTATCTGCGCGTATTGACTGGAGATCAGGGAGCGTCAATGCGCGCAGCCCTCGTGAACAAAGGACAATTCGGGAAAATCGCGAAAGCGATCAAGAAGATCCACGCTTCATATGGCGAAAAACTCGATGTCGATCAGCTTGCCAAGGAAGCTGGCATGAGCGCACCGTCGTTTCACTCTCATTTCAAGAACGTCACGGCAACTTCGCCAATGCAGTACCTGAAGTCGACACGCCTGCACCAGGCACGGCTCTTGATGGCGCGAAATGGCCTGACTGCCGCCAGCGCCTGCGTGGAAGTTGGTTATGAAAGCGCCTCGCAATTTAGCCGCGAGTTCAAACGCCTGTTCGGCAGAACGCCGGTTGAGGAAGTAACGAGAATGAAGCAGGCGTTTGCCTTGCCTGATGCCGGTCCTGCTTCGATCTATGTGTCGTCGCATTAA
- a CDS encoding oxidoreductase: MGEPTEMKFLITGVSSGFGRAFAVAALAAGHTVIGTVRNASAKKDFEDLAIGRAIAVVLDVTDFSAIDAKITAITEKVGPIDVLVNNAGYGHEGTLEESPLEEMRRQFDVNVFGAVAMIKAVLPSMRERRSGHIINITSMGGFITMPGIAYYCGSKFALEGISETLAKEVAGFGVKVTAVAPGSFRTDWAGRSMVRSPRHIPDYDTLFDPIRGARQEKSGKQLGDPAKAAEILLKIANAPDAPVHLLLGSDAVTLVKNKIAAMSDEIESWASVSTSTDH, encoded by the coding sequence ATGGGAGAGCCAACTGAAATGAAGTTTCTGATTACCGGTGTCAGTTCGGGCTTCGGCCGGGCCTTCGCTGTGGCGGCACTGGCCGCCGGGCACACAGTAATCGGAACAGTCAGAAATGCATCGGCAAAAAAGGATTTTGAGGATTTGGCTATCGGCCGCGCGATTGCGGTCGTGCTCGATGTGACCGATTTTTCTGCAATCGACGCGAAAATTACGGCAATAACGGAAAAAGTCGGGCCGATCGACGTTCTGGTCAACAACGCCGGTTACGGACATGAAGGAACGCTCGAAGAGTCGCCGCTGGAAGAGATGCGCCGTCAGTTCGACGTCAATGTGTTTGGCGCGGTTGCCATGATCAAAGCCGTGTTGCCGTCCATGCGAGAACGCCGGAGCGGTCACATCATCAACATCACGTCAATGGGAGGCTTCATTACCATGCCAGGCATCGCCTACTACTGCGGCAGCAAGTTTGCACTGGAGGGCATTTCGGAAACATTGGCAAAAGAAGTCGCAGGCTTCGGCGTGAAAGTGACCGCGGTCGCGCCAGGCTCCTTCCGCACTGACTGGGCCGGCCGTTCAATGGTTCGTTCGCCGCGCCATATCCCGGATTACGATACTTTATTTGACCCTATTCGTGGAGCGCGTCAGGAAAAAAGCGGCAAACAACTTGGCGATCCGGCCAAGGCTGCGGAGATATTGCTGAAGATCGCCAACGCTCCCGACGCCCCTGTACATTTATTGCTCGGTAGCGATGCGGTGACATTGGTGAAAAATAAAATCGCGGCCATGTCAGACGAAATCGAATCATGGGCAAGCGTTTCGACATCGACGGATCACTAA